Proteins encoded in a region of the Puniceibacterium sp. IMCC21224 genome:
- a CDS encoding YncE family protein, whose translation MITSIRPALLALLLATTAMTAQAQDTFNNLDTGYGARLRAGLADGQGAVVAGSTAQISAQGLTPGQTMILRLNGLALADGQSFAADDKGELSADITIPDTAAPGTYPLVAEFASPAYNAIVEMKVSPVLADLGMDNFAMTSKQLEGGLYEAAYSQQQNALYVTSSTGRGVSDFSALYKLDPDTLDILAQVTPPAAPARDDGRAPGVIGVFGITVSDTENQIWVTNTRVNTVAVYNPEDLSLIKQFPAGLAQHARGVLVHDGKAYVGQVFTGEIAVFDTKTLEPAGVIEITSKLRGQDFGIGAMALDATGNRLVVTSLASNEVATVDLTSGVVTDVFATPVKGAIGVTYDPATNQAIVTGQQSDNLAYVDLASGDIVRTVSVGANPLNALVDPASGLTFVSIRLADRLVVLSPEGEIVANLPSGSRPNAMATDGKGEVFLVNKAAGQNDDEGNLITRISLID comes from the coding sequence ATGATCACCTCTATCCGTCCCGCTCTTTTGGCGCTGCTGCTGGCCACCACCGCCATGACCGCGCAGGCCCAGGACACGTTTAACAACCTTGATACCGGGTATGGCGCACGGCTGCGCGCCGGACTGGCAGACGGTCAGGGTGCAGTTGTCGCTGGCTCGACCGCGCAGATCAGCGCCCAGGGTCTGACACCGGGTCAGACCATGATATTGCGATTGAACGGGCTGGCGCTGGCCGATGGCCAGAGCTTTGCCGCCGATGACAAAGGCGAGCTGAGCGCCGATATCACCATTCCCGACACCGCCGCGCCGGGCACCTATCCGCTGGTGGCTGAATTCGCCTCGCCCGCCTATAACGCGATTGTCGAGATGAAGGTGTCGCCGGTACTGGCGGATCTGGGCATGGACAACTTCGCCATGACCTCGAAACAGCTTGAGGGCGGGCTGTATGAGGCGGCCTATTCCCAGCAGCAAAATGCGCTGTATGTCACCTCGTCCACCGGGCGCGGCGTGTCGGACTTTTCGGCACTTTACAAGCTGGACCCCGACACCCTCGATATCCTGGCGCAGGTCACCCCCCCGGCAGCCCCGGCGCGTGACGATGGCCGCGCACCCGGTGTCATTGGCGTATTCGGCATCACCGTCTCCGATACAGAAAATCAGATCTGGGTCACAAACACCCGCGTAAATACTGTCGCAGTCTATAACCCCGAAGATCTGTCGCTGATCAAACAATTTCCCGCCGGACTGGCGCAGCACGCCCGCGGCGTTCTGGTGCATGACGGCAAAGCCTATGTCGGTCAGGTCTTTACCGGTGAAATCGCGGTATTTGACACCAAGACGCTGGAACCTGCCGGTGTGATTGAAATCACCTCAAAGCTGCGCGGGCAGGATTTCGGCATCGGTGCGATGGCTCTGGATGCTACAGGCAACCGGCTGGTGGTGACAAGCTTGGCATCGAACGAGGTGGCAACCGTCGATCTGACATCGGGCGTGGTCACGGATGTCTTTGCGACCCCTGTCAAAGGGGCAATCGGCGTCACCTATGATCCGGCGACCAATCAGGCCATCGTCACCGGCCAGCAAAGCGACAATCTGGCATATGTCGATCTGGCATCGGGCGACATTGTCAGAACCGTAAGCGTGGGCGCTAACCCGCTGAACGCACTGGTGGATCCCGCATCCGGGCTGACATTTGTATCCATTCGCCTCGCCGACCGGCTGGTGGTCCTGTCGCCCGAGGGTGAGATTGTCGCCAACCTGCCCTCTGGCAGCCGCCCCAATGCCATGGCAACAGACGGCAAAGGCGAGGTGTTCCTGGTGAACAAGGCTGCAGGACAGAACGATGACGAAGGCAATCTGATCACGCGAATCAGCCTTATCGATTGA
- a CDS encoding alpha/beta hydrolase: protein MPTPADIRHAPAQTDLWQGPHPTHDLSQRILPRSDATDLRLFIARPLRPEGPVLYMLDGGALPPLLVPDLLARHPGVAVIAVGYDTPRAFSPVDRYRDYTPTLLPDETANLNYATGNARVFSTLLTGDLRQSAEAGLEIDPTRRSLWGHSVGGLFTLTQLLTAPEQFAGYVPASPSVWAAEATITALAIAAPPLGRRQLLCTMGDNESRSGAPPLQRPAPAPATLRLLDRLEQRGDLTMRQTVFPGAQHGPALALSLPHALEAATRI, encoded by the coding sequence ATGCCGACGCCTGCTGACATCCGCCATGCCCCGGCGCAGACCGACCTGTGGCAGGGGCCACATCCAACGCATGACCTGAGCCAGCGCATCCTGCCCCGAAGCGATGCCACCGATCTGCGATTGTTTATCGCGCGACCACTGCGCCCCGAAGGTCCGGTGCTCTATATGCTAGATGGCGGGGCGCTGCCGCCGCTTCTGGTGCCGGATCTACTGGCGCGCCACCCCGGCGTTGCCGTGATCGCCGTGGGGTATGACACCCCCCGCGCCTTTTCTCCGGTTGACCGCTATCGCGACTATACACCGACCCTGTTGCCGGATGAGACAGCCAACCTCAACTATGCCACTGGCAACGCGCGGGTCTTTTCAACACTGCTGACAGGCGATCTGCGCCAAAGCGCCGAAGCCGGACTTGAGATTGATCCAACGCGCCGCAGCCTTTGGGGGCATTCAGTCGGCGGGTTGTTTACCCTGACGCAATTGCTGACCGCCCCCGAACAATTCGCCGGGTATGTTCCCGCCAGCCCGTCCGTTTGGGCAGCTGAAGCGACAATCACTGCCTTGGCAATTGCCGCCCCACCACTGGGACGTCGCCAGTTGCTATGCACCATGGGAGACAACGAAAGCCGCTCGGGCGCGCCGCCCCTGCAACGCCCCGCGCCGGCGCCCGCAACGTTACGCCTGCTGGACCGGCTGGAACAGCGCGGCGATCTGACGATGCGGCAGACGGTTTTCCCCGGCGCGCAGCACGGTCCCGCGCTGGCGCTGTCGCTGCCGCACGCGTTGGAGGCCGCAACCCGGATCTGA
- a CDS encoding ABC transporter ATP-binding protein, producing MANGLSIRNLHLRRGGAEVLRGIDLPTLPPGSLTALIGPNGAGKTTLLQSLAGLLPASGAVSLNDVDLSQIGRRERAQLVGYMPQSTEQNAELSVLDAVLTALRAAPGGSAPDQARRQAVAMLSRLGIADLALRPLSRLSGGQRQLAGLAQTLIRQPKVLLLDEPTSALDPRRQFEVMEILRDVLTSSQALGIVVLHDLELSLRWADRIVLMQAGQVIAAGLPEEVVTPTTLARAYDVQARVERCSRGFLHVHTDGVRHADAC from the coding sequence ATGGCAAACGGTCTGAGCATTCGCAACTTGCACCTGCGGCGCGGCGGAGCCGAGGTGCTGCGCGGCATTGACCTGCCGACGCTGCCACCCGGCAGCCTGACCGCGCTGATTGGTCCAAATGGCGCCGGCAAGACGACGCTGCTGCAATCGCTGGCTGGCCTGCTGCCCGCCTCGGGCGCGGTTTCCCTAAACGATGTCGACCTGTCGCAGATCGGCCGCCGCGAACGGGCGCAGCTGGTTGGTTACATGCCGCAATCCACGGAACAAAACGCCGAACTGTCGGTGCTGGATGCGGTCCTGACCGCATTAAGGGCCGCGCCGGGTGGATCTGCACCCGATCAGGCGCGGAGACAGGCGGTGGCGATGCTGTCACGGCTGGGTATCGCCGATCTGGCGCTGCGCCCGTTGTCGCGCCTGTCGGGCGGACAACGGCAACTGGCCGGGTTGGCACAGACGCTGATACGGCAGCCCAAGGTATTGCTGCTGGATGAACCGACCAGCGCTCTCGATCCTCGGCGCCAGTTCGAAGTGATGGAGATCCTGCGCGATGTGCTGACCTCATCTCAGGCGCTGGGGATTGTGGTGCTGCATGATCTGGAACTGTCGTTGCGCTGGGCCGACCGCATCGTGCTGATGCAGGCGGGTCAGGTGATCGCAGCCGGCCTGCCCGAAGAGGTGGTGACACCGACCACGCTGGCGCGTGCCTATGACGTGCAGGCGCGGGTCGAACGCTGTTCGCGCGGGTTCCTGCATGTCCATACCGACGGGGTGCGCCATGCCGACGCCTGCTGA
- a CDS encoding iron ABC transporter permease: MSAMTDAAITPEAILDQHSRTLRRRALLVAAIGALVVLTFLLDLFTGATMMSPSAVLKALFGTSDVPTDALIVWNVRLPQTLTALLVGAALALAGAEMQTILDNPLASPFTLGVSSAASLGAALALIANVSLPWLPISWLVPVNAFVFAAAAMLILQFVASRLGRGPGTIVLLGIALVFGFNALVALLQFTASQSALQEFVHWTLGSLSQTKWSQLAVLAVCLAVVAPWSMASSWQLTALRLGEDRARALGIDTGRLRLAALLRVTLLAAISVAFVGTIGFIGLVAPHIARLAVGEDHRFFLPASALVGAAVLLASSTLSKVLIPGVLLPTGIVTSLVGLPVFLALILRRGA; the protein is encoded by the coding sequence ATGAGCGCGATGACCGACGCCGCCATCACCCCCGAGGCAATCCTGGACCAGCACAGCCGAACCCTGCGGCGGCGGGCGTTGCTGGTGGCCGCAATTGGTGCGCTGGTGGTGCTGACTTTTCTGCTGGATCTGTTCACCGGGGCCACGATGATGTCGCCATCCGCTGTCCTGAAGGCGCTGTTTGGCACGTCCGATGTGCCGACCGATGCGTTGATCGTCTGGAACGTGCGCCTGCCACAGACGCTGACCGCGCTGCTGGTTGGTGCCGCGCTGGCACTGGCGGGGGCCGAGATGCAGACTATCCTCGACAATCCGCTGGCCAGTCCGTTTACGCTGGGCGTGTCGTCGGCGGCATCGCTTGGGGCGGCGCTGGCGCTGATCGCCAATGTGTCGCTGCCCTGGCTGCCGATCAGCTGGCTGGTGCCGGTTAACGCTTTTGTCTTTGCCGCAGCTGCCATGCTGATCCTGCAATTTGTAGCATCTAGACTGGGGCGCGGCCCGGGCACCATCGTATTGCTGGGCATCGCGCTGGTCTTTGGCTTTAATGCGCTGGTGGCGCTGCTGCAATTCACCGCCTCGCAAAGCGCGTTGCAAGAATTTGTGCACTGGACGCTGGGCAGCCTGTCGCAGACAAAATGGAGCCAGCTTGCCGTTCTGGCGGTTTGTCTGGCCGTCGTCGCCCCGTGGTCGATGGCCAGCAGTTGGCAGCTGACCGCACTGCGGTTGGGCGAAGATCGCGCCCGCGCGCTGGGGATCGACACGGGCCGTCTAAGGCTGGCAGCACTGCTGCGGGTGACGCTACTGGCGGCCATTTCAGTCGCCTTTGTCGGTACCATCGGATTTATCGGGCTGGTCGCGCCACATATCGCCCGACTGGCTGTCGGCGAAGATCATCGGTTCTTTCTACCGGCAAGCGCGCTGGTCGGGGCGGCGGTGCTGCTAGCATCCTCAACCCTGTCCAAGGTACTGATTCCCGGCGTGCTGTTGCCAACGGGCATTGTCACATCGCTGGTCGGGTTGCCGGTGTTTCTGGCGCTGATCCTGCGGCGGGGCGCGTGA
- a CDS encoding ABC transporter substrate-binding protein, whose translation MGRFQRGLSAAAITFALALPLYAAPITVTDAAGRVVTLPGPAQRVVLAEARQIPALSIVAADFDQRIAGLAALKRFDTELQRDYFARFPALAAVPQVDGDRLPSAEKIIAAGADLLILSGGSDSVANSAALAEMLESVGIPTLFVDFRADPYANTVPSIRALGAALGHPERAETYVDYIEAHRQHILDRIAEAQPERPTVFLQMQPQVDGPLTAPGAAGVGAMIEAAGGRNIGAEVVPGIFGPLSAEYVIAADPQVWIGTGGTHFGIGRGIVTGPDVTPDTARASIDAFLDAAPIISGLSAVRTGRAYGIWHNYLNTSLNIVALEMLATWLHPNLFADLSPEATQAEINRRFLPVPLNGTMSVHPGATE comes from the coding sequence ATGGGACGTTTCCAACGTGGCCTGAGCGCAGCTGCAATCACCTTTGCACTGGCCTTGCCGCTATACGCCGCACCAATCACGGTGACCGATGCTGCCGGGCGGGTCGTTACCCTGCCCGGCCCGGCACAGCGGGTCGTTCTAGCCGAGGCACGCCAGATTCCAGCGCTGTCGATTGTCGCAGCGGATTTTGACCAGCGGATCGCCGGGCTGGCGGCTCTGAAACGGTTTGATACCGAATTGCAGCGCGACTATTTCGCAAGATTCCCGGCGTTGGCTGCGGTACCGCAGGTCGACGGTGATCGACTGCCCTCGGCGGAAAAGATCATCGCTGCCGGGGCGGATCTGCTGATCCTCAGTGGCGGATCGGATTCGGTCGCCAACTCGGCCGCCTTGGCCGAAATGCTCGAATCGGTTGGTATTCCAACGCTGTTTGTCGATTTCCGTGCGGATCCCTATGCCAACACTGTGCCGTCGATCCGCGCACTAGGCGCCGCACTTGGCCACCCCGAGCGCGCCGAAACTTATGTTGACTATATCGAGGCACACCGACAGCACATTCTGGATCGCATCGCCGAGGCGCAACCTGAACGCCCCACGGTGTTCCTGCAAATGCAGCCGCAGGTCGATGGTCCGCTGACCGCCCCCGGCGCTGCCGGCGTTGGTGCCATGATCGAAGCCGCCGGCGGGCGCAACATTGGCGCAGAGGTGGTGCCGGGTATCTTTGGGCCGCTCAGCGCCGAATATGTCATCGCGGCGGACCCGCAGGTCTGGATCGGCACAGGTGGCACGCATTTCGGCATCGGGCGCGGCATCGTCACCGGCCCCGATGTGACGCCTGACACCGCGCGCGCGTCGATAGATGCGTTTCTGGACGCCGCTCCGATCATCAGCGGCTTGTCGGCGGTGCGCACCGGGCGGGCCTACGGGATCTGGCACAATTATCTCAACACTTCGCTCAATATCGTCGCGCTGGAAATGTTGGCGACGTGGTTGCACCCCAATCTGTTCGCTGACCTGTCGCCCGAGGCAACGCAGGCCGAAATCAACCGCCGTTTCCTGCCTGTGCCGCTAAACGGCACGATGTCGGTGCATCCGGGAGCGACTGAATGA
- a CDS encoding alpha-hydroxy acid oxidase: protein MDTNNADLVLTSLGDYAAAAAQLMNPMAAAYFLGGAAEEITLTQNRRVFERIGLVPRVLTGKSGGSTALTLLGRDLAHPVILAPVAFQRLAHPDGESGTAQAAAALDALMVLSCQSSEPLEAPANVGRTCRWFQIYMQPARAATLALVRRAEAAGYEAIVVTVDAPLSGVRNREMRAGFQLPDGISAINLHGLPNPPAPPLPPGGSAVFDQFMTQAPNWGDIAWLRGETRLKLVLKGILHPDDARRAVDIGADGLILSNHGGRVLDGAMPAVTQLPSISTAIEGRVPLLVDGGIRRGTDVLKALALGASAVLIGRPIVEALSVKGAHGVAHVLRLLRDELEITMALCGCNRLSDITPALLRDVDALPSLNY from the coding sequence ATGGACACAAATAATGCTGACCTCGTCCTCACCTCTCTGGGGGATTATGCTGCGGCCGCCGCGCAGCTTATGAACCCGATGGCTGCCGCCTATTTTCTCGGCGGGGCAGCGGAAGAAATAACTCTGACGCAGAATCGCCGGGTGTTCGAGCGGATCGGCCTGGTGCCACGGGTGCTGACCGGCAAAAGCGGCGGCTCGACCGCGCTAACGCTGCTGGGGCGCGATCTGGCACACCCCGTGATTCTGGCCCCGGTTGCGTTTCAGCGACTGGCGCATCCTGACGGCGAAAGCGGCACCGCTCAGGCTGCCGCCGCGCTGGACGCGCTGATGGTGCTTAGCTGCCAATCCTCTGAACCGCTCGAGGCTCCGGCCAATGTGGGCCGCACCTGCCGCTGGTTCCAGATCTACATGCAGCCTGCCCGCGCGGCCACGCTGGCCTTGGTCCGGCGGGCCGAAGCCGCGGGATATGAGGCGATCGTGGTGACGGTAGACGCACCGCTCAGTGGGGTTCGCAACCGCGAGATGCGCGCCGGTTTTCAGCTGCCCGACGGCATATCTGCGATCAATCTGCATGGGTTGCCAAACCCGCCTGCGCCACCCCTGCCCCCAGGAGGCAGCGCCGTGTTCGATCAGTTCATGACGCAGGCACCCAATTGGGGCGACATCGCCTGGCTGCGGGGCGAAACGCGGCTGAAACTGGTGCTAAAGGGCATCCTGCACCCAGACGATGCCCGTCGTGCGGTCGATATCGGCGCTGATGGGCTTATTCTATCGAATCACGGCGGGCGGGTGCTGGATGGAGCAATGCCCGCAGTGACGCAGCTGCCTTCAATTTCCACCGCTATCGAAGGGCGGGTGCCATTGCTGGTGGATGGCGGAATCCGGCGCGGGACGGATGTGCTCAAGGCGCTGGCCTTGGGTGCGTCCGCCGTTCTGATTGGCCGACCGATTGTCGAAGCGCTTTCGGTAAAGGGCGCGCATGGTGTCGCACATGTGCTGCGCCTGCTGCGTGATGAGCTGGAAATCACCATGGCGTTGTGCGGCTGCAATCGCCTGAGCGACATCACGCCCGCACTTTTGCGCGACGTTGATGCTTTGCCGTCGCTCAATTATTGA
- a CDS encoding biopolymer transporter ExbD, whose protein sequence is MSLSFGSPPAPRRPNLTPMIDVVFLLLVFFMLASRFGTESAVSLTVAGQGGGYSGPPRLVTVYPDRLTLNGVALDPDVLATELDRMTETPGDIIVLRPAEDAPLQRIVEMLDLMGAAGFSRVVLVE, encoded by the coding sequence ATGAGTCTGAGTTTTGGCTCTCCGCCCGCGCCGCGCCGCCCCAATCTGACGCCGATGATCGACGTGGTGTTTCTGCTGCTGGTGTTCTTTATGCTGGCGTCGCGCTTTGGCACCGAAAGCGCCGTCAGCCTGACCGTTGCCGGGCAGGGCGGCGGGTATTCCGGGCCACCGCGGCTTGTGACCGTCTACCCTGACCGGCTGACGCTGAACGGCGTGGCGCTGGACCCTGATGTGTTGGCAACCGAGCTTGACCGGATGACCGAGACGCCCGGAGACATCATCGTGCTGCGCCCGGCCGAAGACGCGCCGTTGCAACGTATCGTCGAGATGCTTGACCTGATGGGGGCCGCCGGGTTCAGCCGCGTGGTTCTGGTGGAATAG
- a CDS encoding biopolymer transporter ExbD, producing the protein MQIDLAPVRRTGENILPMINVVFLLLIFFLISARLTPPEPFPVTPPESQADGDTEGTLQLFLAADARLGFREHEGEEAVMAALSAELEVMCAELGCETPADRPPLQLRADAMVPGSELARLMPVLGGLGFGRVELVVVSQ; encoded by the coding sequence ATGCAGATCGACCTTGCTCCGGTGCGCAGGACCGGTGAAAATATCCTGCCGATGATCAATGTGGTGTTCCTGCTGCTGATCTTTTTTTTGATATCGGCACGGCTGACGCCGCCCGAACCGTTTCCCGTGACGCCGCCCGAATCGCAGGCTGATGGTGACACCGAAGGTACGCTCCAGCTGTTTCTGGCCGCTGATGCGCGGTTGGGGTTTCGCGAACACGAGGGCGAAGAGGCGGTGATGGCGGCGCTGAGCGCCGAGCTTGAGGTGATGTGCGCCGAACTGGGCTGCGAGACGCCTGCCGACCGTCCGCCGCTGCAACTGCGCGCCGATGCCATGGTGCCGGGGTCCGAACTTGCGCGGCTAATGCCGGTACTGGGCGGGCTGGGATTTGGCCGTGTCGAACTGGTGGTGGTGTCGCAATGA
- a CDS encoding TonB family protein: MRAYFELPAFAMIAVALMMLGFAINPPVEASASSGAGGEDLVTMEASTASVETMVEDWLAPPEVVDTPDMPEPQIDMAAVEMPPAPPTRPTEAPTMQMPAVPDMVLPDLPSLPDAAMAELPPPPKPEPEPVPEPVPDTEPEVVTSQLAPVASERPQVRPDRLVPEPPRKVTKAQPKPKPTNREKPVRKKAPAKAPSKASADSAGQRAAGAGGGAQAGQARAGSSATTTKAQQNNLKASWGASIRSRVERRKRYPGAAGRASGTVGLWLKVTSTGGLAGAGISRSSGNAALDQAALSAVRSARMPSAPRGLTQGTHSFTLSMKFSR, translated from the coding sequence ATGAGAGCGTATTTCGAACTCCCCGCCTTTGCGATGATCGCGGTTGCGCTCATGATGCTTGGCTTTGCCATTAATCCGCCGGTTGAGGCGTCGGCTTCTTCCGGGGCCGGGGGTGAAGACCTTGTGACGATGGAAGCCTCGACCGCCAGTGTCGAGACGATGGTTGAGGACTGGCTCGCGCCGCCCGAAGTGGTCGATACGCCCGATATGCCGGAACCGCAGATCGATATGGCCGCAGTGGAAATGCCGCCCGCGCCGCCGACCCGTCCAACAGAAGCACCGACAATGCAGATGCCCGCAGTACCGGACATGGTACTGCCCGATTTGCCCAGTCTGCCGGACGCCGCGATGGCAGAGCTGCCACCGCCGCCAAAACCCGAACCCGAGCCAGTCCCCGAACCCGTGCCGGACACTGAGCCAGAGGTGGTGACGTCGCAATTGGCGCCCGTAGCTTCTGAGCGCCCGCAGGTGCGCCCCGACCGGCTGGTTCCAGAACCACCCCGCAAGGTGACCAAGGCCCAACCAAAGCCGAAACCGACCAATCGGGAAAAGCCGGTTCGCAAAAAGGCACCAGCCAAGGCACCCAGCAAGGCATCGGCGGACAGTGCCGGTCAACGCGCCGCCGGGGCAGGTGGTGGGGCGCAGGCTGGACAGGCCCGCGCGGGCAGTTCCGCGACTACGACCAAAGCGCAGCAAAACAATCTCAAGGCGTCCTGGGGTGCATCAATTCGATCGCGTGTCGAACGTCGCAAACGGTATCCGGGCGCAGCGGGCCGGGCGTCTGGCACAGTTGGCCTTTGGCTCAAAGTCACCAGCACGGGCGGGTTGGCAGGCGCGGGCATCTCGCGCTCGTCCGGCAATGCGGCACTGGATCAGGCGGCCCTGAGTGCGGTGCGCAGCGCCAGGATGCCATCAGCACCGCGAGGGCTGACGCAGGGCACACATAGCTTCACCTTGTCGATGAAATTCTCGCGCTGA
- the tig gene encoding trigger factor: protein MQVTETLNEGLKRSYAIIVTAAELEAKVTEKLTEAQPDVEMKGFRKGKVPMPLLKKQFGQKLLGEAMQESIDGAMSKHFEESGDRPALQPEVKMSNDDWKEGDDVHVDMSYEALPVVPELDLSTVKLERLVAKADDASVEEALANLAETAQDFQDRKKGTKAKDGDQVTFDFVGTVDGEAFDGGSAEDYPLVLGSNSFIPGFEEQLVGVKVDEEKAVEVTFPEEYQAPHLAGKAAVFACTIKAVKMPVAAEVDDELAKKFGAEDLAGLKSQISERLEAEYVGAARAVMKRGLLDVLDGMVTFDLPPSLVDAEAKQIAHQLWHEENPDVQGHDHDTVEPSDEHIALAVRRVRLGLLLAELGQQAKVEVTDAEMTQAIMNQARQYPGQERQFFDFVRQNQQMQQQMRAPIFEDKVIDHIVSQAQVTDKEITKEELQAAVEALDEDE from the coding sequence ATGCAGGTCACTGAGACGCTGAACGAAGGTCTGAAGCGCAGCTACGCCATCATCGTGACGGCAGCCGAGCTTGAGGCAAAGGTCACCGAAAAACTGACCGAGGCGCAGCCCGATGTCGAGATGAAGGGCTTTCGCAAGGGCAAGGTGCCGATGCCACTGCTGAAAAAGCAGTTCGGTCAGAAGCTGTTGGGCGAAGCGATGCAGGAAAGCATCGACGGTGCCATGTCCAAGCATTTCGAGGAAAGCGGCGATCGTCCCGCGCTCCAGCCCGAAGTCAAGATGTCCAACGACGACTGGAAAGAGGGTGACGACGTTCACGTCGACATGTCCTACGAAGCACTGCCCGTTGTACCCGAGCTGGACCTTTCCACCGTGAAGCTGGAACGTCTGGTCGCCAAGGCCGACGACGCGTCGGTCGAAGAGGCGCTGGCCAATCTCGCAGAGACGGCGCAGGATTTCCAGGACCGCAAGAAGGGCACCAAAGCCAAGGATGGCGATCAGGTCACGTTTGACTTTGTCGGCACGGTCGATGGCGAAGCGTTCGACGGCGGTTCCGCCGAGGATTATCCGCTGGTGCTGGGGTCGAACTCCTTCATCCCCGGCTTTGAAGAGCAGCTGGTTGGCGTCAAAGTTGACGAGGAAAAGGCCGTTGAGGTCACGTTCCCCGAAGAATACCAGGCCCCTCATCTGGCCGGCAAAGCCGCTGTGTTTGCCTGCACGATCAAGGCGGTCAAGATGCCTGTCGCGGCCGAAGTCGATGACGAGCTGGCCAAGAAGTTCGGTGCCGAAGATCTGGCCGGACTCAAGTCTCAGATCTCCGAGCGTCTGGAGGCTGAATACGTTGGTGCCGCACGTGCGGTCATGAAGCGTGGACTGCTGGATGTGCTGGACGGCATGGTGACATTCGACCTGCCGCCAAGCCTGGTCGACGCCGAAGCCAAGCAGATCGCGCATCAGCTGTGGCACGAAGAAAACCCTGACGTTCAGGGCCATGACCACGACACCGTTGAACCGTCGGACGAACATATCGCGCTGGCCGTGCGCCGGGTGCGTCTGGGCCTGCTTCTGGCCGAACTGGGCCAGCAGGCCAAGGTCGAGGTGACAGATGCCGAGATGACTCAGGCAATCATGAACCAGGCGCGTCAGTACCCGGGTCAAGAGCGTCAGTTCTTTGATTTCGTGCGCCAGAATCAGCAGATGCAGCAGCAAATGCGTGCGCCGATTTTCGAGGACAAGGTCATCGACCACATCGTCTCGCAGGCTCAGGTGACCGACAAAGAGATCACCAAAGAAGAGTTGCAGGCAGCCGTTGAGGC